One window of the Choloepus didactylus isolate mChoDid1 chromosome 23 unlocalized genomic scaffold, mChoDid1.pri SUPER_23_unloc1, whole genome shotgun sequence genome contains the following:
- the SUSD2 gene encoding sushi domain-containing protein 2: MELLLLLLLVATAPCCSPRPAAGAQESCSLRCGDRDGPCSCHPTCSGLGSCCPDFRDFCLVISPYSGSVMGGKDFMVQHLRWVGRTDGVICRFKDSIQTRGHVDSLSRVHCVSPLLYESGRVPFTLSLDNGRSFLRAGTWLAVHPSKVSPTEKSQLLNETRWQYYGTAGTTGNLTITWEAGALPAPSVTIELWGYEETGKPYSGEWAAKWTYLYPLVTNTSNLGVFTFTPKPAPRNFQRWEVGALRIVSGGHQAGEKDVQALWSNEHALAWHLGDDFRGDPVAWAREQCQAWETLEDELPNFLEELIDCPCTLAQARADSGRFFADYGCDVEQGSVCTYHPGAVHCVRSVQASPRYASGQQCCYTAAGTQLLTADSDGGSTPDRGHDWGSPPYLAPPRVPGLSHWIYDVISFYYCCLWAPECPRYMRRRASSDCRTYQPPRLASAFGDPHFVTFDGTTYSFNGRGEYLLLETPLTNLSVQARAEPGLMPNGTRARGSGLTAVAVQEGDSDVVEVRLAGEAGGLQVLLNQEVLSFAEQSWMDLRGMFLSTAAEENVTIMLASGAGLEVSAQGPSLSVAILLPEKFLMQTRGLLGTLNGDPSDDFTLRNGRVLPADATSRQLFAFGADWAVQNASSLLTYDSRFLVNNFLYRPKHDPTFEPLFPEEAALTPGQEAEVIALCGDDPFCRFDVAATGNLSAGSFTLAAHRLHLQRAASLQPVVSCGWLAPPVNGHKDGTRYLEGSTVRFGCAGGYSLAGADTSTCQADGTWSTSTPKCQPGRSQTVLLSIVFGGLAAVALATVIYLVVCRRRKGSRDIWGPQS, translated from the exons atggagctgctgctgctgctgctgcttgtcGCCACGGCCCCCTGCTGCAGCCCCCGGCCCGCGGCAG GGGCCCAGGAGAGCTGCTCCCTGCGCTGCGGGGACCGGGACGGGCCGTGCTCCTGCCACCCCACCTGCTCAGGCCTGGGGAGCTGCTGCCCCGACTTCCGAGACTTCTGCCTGGTGATCTCACCCTACTCGGGCTCGGTGATGGGTGGCAAAGACTTCATGGTGCAGCATCTGCGCTGGGTGGGGCGCACCGACGGCGTGATCTGCAG GTTCAAGGACAGCATCCAGACGCGCGGACACGTGGACAGCCTCAGCCGCGTGCACTGCGTGTCGCCGCTGCTCTACGAGAGTGGCCGCGTCCCCTTCACACTCTCGCTGGACAACGGCCGCTCCTTCCTGCGCGCGGGCACCTGGCTGGCCG tGCACCCCAGCAAAGTGTCACCCACGGAGAAGAGCCAGCTGCTGAACGAAACCCGCTGGCAATACTACGGCACGGCGGGCACCACGGGCAACCTCACCATCACCTGGGAGGCGGGGGCCCTGCCCGCACCCTCCGTCACCATCGAGCTGTGGGGCTACGAGGAGACGG GGAAGCCGTACTCTGGGGAGTGGGCAGCCAAGTGGACGTACCTGTACCCCCTGGTCACCAACACCTCCAACTTGGGCGTCTTCACCTTCACCCCGAAACCTGCCCCTCGCAACTTCCAGCGGTGGGAAGTGGGTGCCCTGCGGATCGTCAGTGGCGGACACCAAGCCGGGGAGAA GGACGTGCAGGCCCTCTGGAGCAACGAGCACGCGCTGGCCTGGCACTTGGGCGACGACTTCCGGGGGGACCCCGTGGCCTGGGCCCGCGAGCAGTGCCAGGCCTGGGAGACGCTGGAGGACGAGCTCCCCAACTTCCTGGAGGAGCTGATCGACTGCCCGTGCACCCTGGCCCAGGCCCGAGCCGACTCCGGGCGCTTCTTT GCTGACTACGGCTGTGACGTGGAGCAGGGCAGCGTGTGCACCTACCACCCCGGGGCCGTGCACTGCGTGCGCTCCGTGCAGGCCAG CCCCCGCTACGCCTCGGGCCAGCAGTGCTGCTACACGGCGGCCGGCACGCAGCTCCTGACGGCCGACTCGGACGGCGGCAGCACCCCGGATCGTGGGCACGACTGGGGGTCCCCCCCGTACCTCGCGCCGCCCCGCGTGCCCGGCCTCTCCCACTGGATCTACGACGTCATCTCTTTCTACTACTGCTGCCTGTGGGCCCCCGAGTGTCCCCGTTACATGCGGCGACGGGCGTCCAGCGACTGCCGCACGTACCAGCCCCCGCGCCTGG CCTCCGCTTTCGGGGACCCACACTTCGTCACCTTCGATGGCACCACATACTCCTTCAACGGACGCGGCGAGTACCTGCTTCTGGAGACGCCGCTGACCAACCTGAGTGTCCAGGCCCGGGCCGAGCCGGGGCTGATGCCCAATG gcacGCGGGCCCGTGGCTCGGGGCTGACCGCTGTGGCCGTCCAAGAGGGTGACTCGGACGTGGTGGAGGTGCGGCTGGCTGGAGAGGCCGGGGGGCTGCAGGTGCTGCTGAACCAGGAAGTTCTCAGCTTCGCCGAACAGAGCTGGATGGACCTCAGGG GCATGTTCCTGTCGACGGCCGCCGAGGAAAACGTGACCATCATGTTGGCATCCGGGGCCGGCCTGGAGGTCAGTGCCCAGGGCCCGTCCCTGAGCGTGGCCATCCTGCTGCCCGAGAAGTTCCTCATGCAGACTCGGGGTCTCCTGGGGACGCTCAATGGGGACCCCTCCGACGACTTCACCCTGCGCAACGGACGGGTGCTGCCCGCGGACGCCACGTCCCGGCAGCTGTTCGCGTTTGGGGCCGACT GGGCCGTGCAGAACGCGTCCTCCCTGCTGACGTACGACTCCCGCTTCCTGGTCAACAACTTCCTGTACCGGCCAAAACACGACCCCACTTTCGAGCCCCTCTTTCCGGAAGAGGCCGCCCTGACCCCTGGTCAGGAAGCCGAGGTCATCGCTCTGTGCGGGGATGACCCTTTCTGCCGCTTCGACGTGGCGGCCACCGGAAACCTGAGTGCCGGAAGCTTCACGCTCGCTGCCCATCGGCTGCACCTGCAGCGGGCGGCCAGCCTGCAGCCCG TGGTCTCCTGCGGCTGGCTGGCCCCGCCGGTCAACGGGCACAAGGACGGCACCAGATATCTGGAAGGTTCCACCGTCCGCTTCGGCTGCGCCGGCGGCTACAGTCTGGCCGGGGCAGACACCAGCACCTGCCAGGCTGACGGGACCTGGTCCACGTCCACACCCAAGTGCCAGCCAG GACGCAGCCAAACCGTGCTACTGAGCATCGTCTTTGGCGGCCTGGCCGCGGTGGCACTGGCCACGGTCATCTACCTGGTAGTGTGTCGTCGCCGCAAGGGCAGCAG AGACATCTGGGGCCCGCAGTCGTGA